The following is a genomic window from uncultured Hyphomonas sp..
CGCGCTATGCACACGCCAACAAACACACTCACGTGACAAATTTACACAAGCGAGAAAGCGACATGATCCATCCGTCCCTGCTTGCCATTGCTGCTATCGTCGTCGTTTTCGGCGTCCTCAACCTGATTGAATTCAAGCGGCTGGACTAACCGCTCGGCTTGATCATCCCGGAGCTCTCTCTGATCGCGGCCCTTATCGGGGGGCTCGTGATCATGGTACTGGCGGGAAATGCGCTGGTCAGTGGAGCTGTGTCCCTTGCTGCCCGCATGGGGGTTTCACCCCTCGTTGCGGGCATTTTCATTGTCGGCTTCGGTACCTCGGCCCCTGAAATGATCGTGTCGCTCGATGCGGCCCTGTCGGACCGTTCGGGCCTCGCCCTCGGCAATATTGTCGGCTCAAATATCGCCAATGTTTTCCTCGTGCTCGGCCTGCCGGCGCTGATTGCGCCCATTGCGGCAGGCGGCGTGGGGGAGAAGCGCGGCCTGGCGGCGGTCGTCGTCGCCGCCGTGGCATGGATCGGCATCACCGCCGTGATGCCGCTGACACCGCTGGTCGGCATCTGCTTCATCACGATCCTGATCGCCTATTCGGGCCTGACCTTCATCGCCGCGCGCCGGGCGGTTGCGGCGGGGAAGGACCCCGGCGTCACGGAAGAGGAAGACCCGCACCTGCCGCTCTGGCTGGCGCTGGTCTATGTGCCGCTCGGCATTCTCGGCCTCGTCCTCGGCGCGGACCTTGTGATCGAAGGCGGCGTCGGCATCGCGACCTTCCTGAACGTGCCGGAGGAATATATCGGCCTGACCCTGCTCGCGATCGGGACATCGCTGCCGGAGATCGGCGCGGGGCTCGTGGCGGTGATGAAGAAGCAGGGCGAAGTGCTGATCGGCAATGTGCTCGGCTCGAACGTGTTCAACATCCTCGGCGCGGGCGGCATTATTTCCCTGTTCGGGCCGATCCGGATGGCGCCGACCTTCCAGCAATATGATCACTGGGCGCTGGCGCTGGCGACGCTGGTCATCGGCTTCGTGATTGTGACCAGGGCACGGATCGGACGCCTGTTCGCGGTGCTGCTCCTGCTGGTCTATGCCGCCTACATCTACGGCCTGATCACCGGGCTCAACATATCCGGCTTGTTCCAGCCGGCCGGGACATGACGCCCGGCATTGCACTCGTCACCGGCGCCGGGGCCCGCCTTGGCCGCGCCATGGCATTGGCGCTGGGCGAAGATGGCTGGAAAGTCGCCGTGCACTATCACAGCTCCGCCGACGGTGCCGAAGAGACCTGCGACCTGGTCCGCAAGGCCGGCGGTACGGCTGAACCGGTGCAGGCGGACCTCGCCGACGAAAACGCGCGCGGCGACCTTGTGGAACGTGCAGCAAAGGCGCTGGGCGGCCCGGTCAGCCTGCTGATCAATTCTGCGTCCACCTTCCATGACGACACGGCCCTGACTCATTCCCGCGAGGACTGGGATGCGCATATGGAGCCCAATCTCCGCGCGCCCATTCATCTGGCCCAGCAGATGGCGTCAGACCTGCCGGACGGAGACAAGGGGCTGGTGATCAACATGATCGACCAGCGCGTCTGGAAGCTGAACCCTGTCTTCTTCACCTACACACTTTCCAAGGCGGCGCTGTGGCAGGCGACGCAGACCCTGGCCCAGGCGCTGGCGCCCGATATCCGCGTCAACGGCATCGGCCCAGGGCCAACGCTGGCCAGCGTTCATCAGACGGCAGAAGAGTTTGCCGCCGAGAAGGCTGCGACGCTGACGGGGGAGGGCTCTTCCCCGGAAGAGATCGTGCACGCCATGCGCTTCCTCATCGCAGCAAACAGCGTGACCGGCCAGATGATCGCCAGCGATGGCGGCCAGCACCTGATGTGGCAGACCCCGGACGTACAGGCATGAATTTCTCCTCCGACACGTCGGCGCCCGCACACCCGCGTGTCATCGAAGCGCTGGCCTCGGCAAATACGGGCATGGAAGCGAGCTATGGTGGCGACACGGTCACAGCGGCCCTTCGCGGCAAGCTCGCCGCGATCTTCGAAACAGAGGATTTCGATTACTGGCTCACCGCCTCGGGCACGGCGTCCAATGCGCTGGCGCTGTCGTGCTTCTGCTCATCCATCGGCGCCGTGCTGTGCCATGAGGAAGCCCATATCGCCCGGGA
Proteins encoded in this region:
- a CDS encoding SDR family oxidoreductase, giving the protein MTPGIALVTGAGARLGRAMALALGEDGWKVAVHYHSSADGAEETCDLVRKAGGTAEPVQADLADENARGDLVERAAKALGGPVSLLINSASTFHDDTALTHSREDWDAHMEPNLRAPIHLAQQMASDLPDGDKGLVINMIDQRVWKLNPVFFTYTLSKAALWQATQTLAQALAPDIRVNGIGPGPTLASVHQTAEEFAAEKAATLTGEGSSPEEIVHAMRFLIAANSVTGQMIASDGGQHLMWQTPDVQA
- a CDS encoding calcium/sodium antiporter encodes the protein MIIPELSLIAALIGGLVIMVLAGNALVSGAVSLAARMGVSPLVAGIFIVGFGTSAPEMIVSLDAALSDRSGLALGNIVGSNIANVFLVLGLPALIAPIAAGGVGEKRGLAAVVVAAVAWIGITAVMPLTPLVGICFITILIAYSGLTFIAARRAVAAGKDPGVTEEEDPHLPLWLALVYVPLGILGLVLGADLVIEGGVGIATFLNVPEEYIGLTLLAIGTSLPEIGAGLVAVMKKQGEVLIGNVLGSNVFNILGAGGIISLFGPIRMAPTFQQYDHWALALATLVIGFVIVTRARIGRLFAVLLLLVYAAYIYGLITGLNISGLFQPAGT